From one Sulfitobacter alexandrii genomic stretch:
- the mobQ gene encoding MobQ family relaxase, which produces MASYHLSVKTIKRSAGRSATAAAAYRVGERIECQREGRVHDYTRKQGIEETFILAPKDAPDWASDRSRLWNEVEASETRRNSVTAREWELALPSEISAEDRSQITRDFAQELVSRYGVAVDVAIHAPHREGDQRNHHAHVLTSTRKLEAGGFTAKTRVLDSAKTGGVEIEQMRGLWAELQNRALERAGEVERVDHRSLEAQREAAMERGDKLTAEELDRDPELKLGPAANSMERRAKAMAERQGREYVPVTERGAVVHAARQARAAFREMRERLDIARETYGAEREAGQGRVSAGLAALRAATAKDRDGRASDDIQERLSQVVGRSRDQDDTPKAEGRNYARERLKEIMEKDAGRDGQAAVHKLDGYSEYDLGEDTSREARKPSVNERLKDVLNKPREKLEIEDERDQEKDQEVEKDREIDRDPGLSH; this is translated from the coding sequence ATGGCCAGCTACCACCTCTCCGTGAAGACGATCAAACGCAGCGCCGGGCGCTCTGCCACGGCGGCGGCGGCCTACCGTGTCGGGGAGCGCATCGAGTGCCAGCGCGAAGGCCGTGTCCACGATTACACCCGCAAGCAGGGCATCGAGGAGACCTTCATCCTGGCACCGAAAGACGCCCCGGACTGGGCCTCGGATCGGTCCCGCCTCTGGAACGAGGTCGAGGCCAGCGAGACCCGCCGCAACTCCGTCACCGCCCGCGAGTGGGAGCTGGCCCTGCCGTCCGAGATCAGCGCCGAGGACCGCTCTCAGATTACCCGCGACTTCGCCCAGGAGCTGGTGAGCCGCTACGGCGTGGCCGTCGATGTGGCGATCCATGCGCCGCACCGCGAAGGCGATCAGCGCAACCACCATGCTCACGTCCTGACCTCCACCCGCAAGCTGGAAGCCGGGGGCTTCACAGCCAAGACGCGCGTACTCGACTCCGCAAAGACCGGCGGAGTCGAGATCGAGCAGATGCGCGGCCTTTGGGCCGAGTTGCAGAACCGTGCTCTGGAACGGGCAGGGGAGGTTGAGCGGGTCGATCACCGGTCGCTTGAAGCGCAGCGGGAGGCCGCGATGGAGCGTGGTGACAAGCTGACCGCCGAGGAATTGGACCGCGACCCCGAGCTGAAGCTGGGGCCAGCGGCCAATTCCATGGAGCGGCGGGCGAAGGCGATGGCCGAGCGCCAGGGCCGGGAATATGTCCCTGTCACCGAACGGGGGGCCGTTGTCCATGCCGCCCGCCAGGCGCGCGCCGCTTTCCGCGAAATGCGTGAGCGGCTGGATATCGCGCGGGAGACCTACGGTGCCGAACGCGAGGCGGGGCAGGGGCGTGTCTCTGCCGGTCTGGCGGCACTCCGGGCCGCAACCGCGAAAGATCGCGACGGGCGCGCGTCAGACGATATCCAGGAGCGGTTGTCGCAGGTCGTGGGCCGGTCACGGGACCAGGACGACACGCCAAAGGCGGAAGGCCGCAATTACGCGCGGGAGCGGCTGAAAGAGATCATGGAGAAGGACGCCGGGCGGGATGGCCAGGCGGCGGTTCACAAGCTGGACGGGTACAGCGAGTATGATCTGGGCGAGGACACAAGCCGCGAGGCGCGCAAGCCGTCCGTGAACGAGCGCCTGAAGGACGTGCTGAACAAGCCGCGCGAAAAGCTGGAAATTGAGGACGAGCGCGACCAGGAGAAGGATCAGGAGGTCGAGAAGGATAGGGAAATCGACCGTGATCCAGGTCTCAGTCACTGA
- a CDS encoding Bro-N domain-containing protein, whose translation MQYTMQIFEYEDNDQFRVIDREGEPWFVLTEVCKKIGIANPRDAASRLDDDEKDGVGISDAMGREQKTTVISESGLYSLVLRSSKPEAKRFKKWITSEVLPSIRKTGSYGGHVPAFIKRYNENWNRVSAGHFSVINELVVRLWGRLEMVGHMMADRAPNGTQLRPDTSVGKLFAKWLDENHPRLSGSHSMYSHKTDEWEGDARQYPNSMLPLFIEFVDNVWIPEHSERYFNTRDPAALPHLPKLLPAKAA comes from the coding sequence ATGCAGTATACAATGCAAATTTTTGAGTACGAAGACAACGATCAGTTCCGTGTTATCGACCGTGAAGGAGAGCCTTGGTTCGTTTTGACTGAGGTCTGCAAAAAGATCGGAATTGCGAACCCACGGGATGCCGCGAGCCGTCTTGATGACGATGAGAAGGATGGCGTCGGAATTTCCGACGCCATGGGCAGGGAGCAGAAGACCACCGTCATCAGCGAGTCCGGCCTCTACTCTCTCGTGCTGCGCTCATCCAAGCCAGAAGCAAAGCGTTTTAAGAAATGGATCACCTCAGAAGTCCTTCCGAGCATTCGGAAAACTGGCTCTTATGGTGGTCACGTTCCAGCCTTTATCAAGCGCTACAACGAGAACTGGAACAGGGTCAGCGCGGGTCATTTCTCAGTGATCAACGAACTGGTTGTCAGGTTGTGGGGACGCCTTGAAATGGTCGGCCACATGATGGCGGACCGGGCCCCGAATGGGACACAACTACGCCCCGATACCAGCGTAGGAAAGCTCTTCGCAAAGTGGCTCGACGAGAACCATCCCCGGCTGAGTGGGTCTCACTCGATGTACTCACACAAGACCGATGAGTGGGAAGGCGATGCACGACAGTATCCAAACAGTATGCTGCCGCTATTCATCGAGTTCGTTGATAACGTCTGGATTCCCGAGCATTCGGAGCGTTATTTCAACACTCGCGACCCAGCGGCGCTGCCCCATCTGCCCAAGCTGCTACCAGCGAAGGCAGCTTAA
- a CDS encoding ArdC family protein: MTAEKFDVYSHVTNQIVAQIEAGTPPWRKPWTGGGGGVSLPERFNGEAYRGINILMLWATAMAKDYSSARWMTFNQAKQLGGHVRKGEKSATVVKYGTVEREDENGEERQIPYAKAYRVFNADQIEGLPAEFYILPDPPRDLGTKADPTLEAFFATSGAQIDSTEEPRAYYNIKTDRIHMPPIGTFHRAAGYYGTLAHELTHWTGATKRLDRLGRFNDRKAYAFEELVAEIGNCMLCAQIGVEPEFDQSAAYVEGWLEAMKEDNRAIFRAASEAQKAVDYIMERTAQADRMAAE; this comes from the coding sequence ATGACCGCAGAGAAGTTTGACGTTTATTCCCATGTCACCAATCAGATTGTCGCGCAGATCGAGGCGGGGACGCCGCCCTGGCGCAAGCCGTGGACCGGTGGAGGAGGTGGGGTCAGCCTGCCGGAACGGTTTAACGGCGAGGCCTATCGGGGCATCAACATCCTGATGCTTTGGGCGACAGCGATGGCCAAGGATTACAGCTCAGCCCGCTGGATGACGTTCAATCAGGCCAAGCAGCTTGGGGGCCATGTTCGCAAGGGCGAGAAATCCGCGACGGTCGTGAAATACGGCACCGTTGAGCGCGAGGACGAGAACGGCGAGGAACGCCAGATCCCCTATGCCAAGGCCTACCGCGTGTTTAATGCCGACCAGATCGAGGGCTTGCCCGCTGAATTCTACATCCTGCCCGATCCGCCCCGTGATCTTGGCACCAAAGCCGATCCTACGTTGGAAGCGTTCTTTGCAACAAGTGGCGCACAGATCGACAGCACCGAAGAGCCGCGTGCCTACTACAACATCAAGACCGACCGCATCCACATGCCGCCGATTGGCACGTTCCACCGAGCCGCAGGATATTACGGCACCTTGGCACATGAGCTGACCCACTGGACAGGCGCGACAAAGCGGCTGGACCGCTTGGGCAGGTTCAATGACCGTAAGGCATACGCCTTCGAGGAGCTGGTCGCGGAGATTGGCAACTGCATGCTTTGCGCGCAGATCGGGGTGGAGCCCGAATTCGACCAGAGCGCTGCATATGTTGAAGGCTGGCTTGAGGCGATGAAGGAAGACAACCGTGCGATCTTTCGCGCCGCGTCCGAGGCGCAGAAGGCCGTGGACTACATCATGGAGCGCACCGCGCAGGCCGACCGGATGGCAGCCGAGTAA
- a CDS encoding type IV secretory system conjugative DNA transfer family protein, translated as MRSVMLVFGGLFRFFGRLIFTPIMLGWLIGAMAFGAMLGTLVATPFIFAFFDQTPGESAWQWLVFGPFMFVGAVFGFQYWRMASGADAYFGLTGDSHGSARFANRKELKKLERSKGQDDAGLLIGRNPHTGRLLRYDGPAHLITLAPTRAGKGVGTVIPNLLAAERSVLVIDPKGENARIAGEARRRFGTVHVLDPFEVSGHPSACYNPLDRLTPHSLDLGEDAASLTEALVMDPPGQVTEAHWNEEAKAILGGLIMFCVCHEDRDRRSLATVREYLTLPPEKLRALLELMQDSDEAGGLIARAANRFLGKADREAASVLSNAQRHTHFLDSPRIAKCLARSDFAFSDLRHRITSVFLVLPPNRMDAYSRWLRLLVSQALQDIARDAERPQNASEGRSERLTAPALFLLDEFAALGRLEAVERAMGLMAGYGLQLWPILQDMSQLKDLYGERAGTFIANAGVQQVFGVNDFETAKWLSQMIGQETAGFQTDSFKPGDGPSFSNNLTGRDLLTPDEIMQLPPKRQLLRVQGQATAVAQKLRYYADPEFAGLFTPETP; from the coding sequence ATGCGGAGCGTGATGCTCGTCTTCGGGGGTCTGTTCCGCTTCTTCGGTCGGTTGATCTTCACGCCTATCATGCTCGGATGGTTGATCGGAGCGATGGCCTTCGGAGCGATGCTCGGAACGCTTGTGGCCACACCGTTCATCTTCGCCTTCTTCGACCAGACGCCCGGCGAAAGCGCCTGGCAATGGCTGGTCTTCGGTCCATTCATGTTCGTGGGTGCTGTCTTCGGGTTCCAGTACTGGCGCATGGCCTCAGGGGCGGATGCGTATTTCGGGCTGACCGGCGACAGCCACGGCTCGGCGCGGTTTGCCAACCGCAAGGAGCTGAAGAAGCTGGAGCGGAGCAAAGGGCAAGACGATGCCGGACTTCTGATCGGACGCAATCCGCACACAGGGCGGCTCTTGCGCTATGACGGCCCGGCGCATCTGATCACCCTCGCCCCGACACGGGCCGGGAAAGGCGTCGGCACCGTGATCCCGAACCTGCTGGCGGCGGAACGCTCGGTCCTGGTGATTGACCCCAAGGGTGAGAACGCGAGGATCGCGGGCGAGGCCCGGCGGCGCTTTGGAACGGTCCATGTCCTTGACCCCTTCGAGGTCAGTGGGCACCCCTCGGCCTGCTATAACCCGCTCGACCGGCTAACACCGCACAGCCTCGATCTGGGCGAGGATGCCGCCTCCCTGACAGAGGCGCTGGTCATGGACCCGCCGGGCCAGGTGACGGAAGCCCACTGGAACGAGGAGGCGAAAGCCATCCTCGGCGGTCTGATCATGTTCTGCGTCTGCCACGAGGACCGCGACCGCCGGTCCCTCGCCACCGTCCGGGAATATCTCACCCTGCCCCCGGAAAAGCTGCGCGCTCTGTTGGAGCTGATGCAGGACAGCGACGAGGCAGGCGGGCTGATCGCCCGCGCCGCCAACCGCTTCCTCGGCAAGGCGGATCGAGAAGCCGCCTCGGTTCTGTCGAACGCACAGCGGCACACCCATTTCCTGGACTCGCCCCGGATCGCGAAGTGTCTGGCGCGCTCGGACTTCGCCTTTTCCGATCTGCGCCATCGGATCACTTCGGTGTTCCTTGTGCTGCCTCCGAACAGGATGGACGCCTACAGCCGCTGGCTGCGCCTTCTGGTCTCTCAGGCCCTTCAGGACATTGCGCGAGACGCTGAGCGGCCTCAGAACGCGTCAGAGGGCCGTTCTGAGCGCCTTACGGCCCCTGCCCTCTTCCTCCTCGATGAATTCGCCGCCCTGGGCCGTCTGGAGGCCGTAGAGCGCGCCATGGGGCTGATGGCGGGCTACGGGCTTCAGCTCTGGCCGATCCTCCAAGACATGAGCCAGCTCAAGGACCTTTACGGCGAACGCGCTGGCACCTTCATCGCCAATGCCGGGGTGCAACAGGTCTTTGGGGTGAATGACTTCGAGACGGCCAAGTGGCTGAGCCAGATGATCGGCCAAGAAACCGCCGGGTTCCAGACTGACAGCTTCAAGCCCGGTGATGGCCCCAGCTTCTCGAACAACCTCACGGGTCGCGATTTGCTGACCCCCGATGAAATCATGCAGCTCCCGCCGAAACGCCAGCTCCTGCGCGTCCAGGGGCAGGCCACCGCCGTCGCGCAAAAACTGCGGTACTACGCCGATCCTGAATTTGCCGGGCTGTTCACGCCCGAAACCCCATAA
- a CDS encoding mobilization protein, with amino-acid sequence MAETELERAEKRYAQAKARLQALKNREATRQRKLDTRRKVILGGALMDLAERDSNAAAMLDRLIRNLSREQDRKAFAEWDAPSPTPSDDGAT; translated from the coding sequence TTGGCCGAGACTGAGCTTGAACGTGCCGAGAAACGCTACGCCCAGGCCAAGGCCCGCCTTCAGGCTCTGAAGAACCGGGAAGCCACCAGACAGCGCAAGCTGGATACACGGCGCAAGGTGATCCTGGGCGGGGCGCTCATGGACCTGGCGGAACGGGATTCCAATGCCGCCGCCATGCTCGACCGGCTGATCCGTAACCTCTCCCGCGAACAGGATCGCAAAGCCTTTGCGGAGTGGGACGCTCCCTCCCCTACCCCAAGCGATGACGGTGCAACCTGA